CTGTCCGGACACCCGTTCTTCATGGCGAGCCTCGGGGCCACCTGCGTCCTGCTGTTCATCCTGCCGGCGGCGCCGCTGTCGCAACCGCTGAACATCGTCGGTGGCTACCTCCTGTCGACGACGGTCGCCGTGGTCCTGTTTTCCTTCCTGCCGTCGGAGTGGTGGTCACTGGCACTGGCTACCGGTGCCGCGGCGATGTTGATGACCGGCCTGCGGATTCTTCATCCGCCCGCGGCGACGATGCCGATGCTGGTGACCACCGGCGGGGAGTCCTGGCACTACCTGCTTGAACCCGTATTTGTCGGTGCACTCGTCGTCGCGGTCCTGGGGATCCTCTACCGCACGGTGGTTGGTGACCGGATCTGGGGGAGGTGACAGTTTTCGCCGGACGTGCGTTCGGCGGTGTCGTCCGACGGGCTCCCGTCAGTCCAGTTCAGACGGTATTTCCGGTGTAGGTGCACCGTTCGGCTACGGCGAAAGTCTCTTCGCCGCCACCGGTGTCCCGGGGTAGCCTGACCCGACGTGACTCACGACACAGCGACTGAAGCAGCACCCCGTACCGCCACTTTCACCGGCGCCTTCAACACGGCCGCGGACGCCGCGGTGCGCAAGAAGGCCGGACTGTTTGACGACGACCACGCCCGCTACGCCGTACGCGCCGTCCTCGCCGGGGCCTACCTGACCCTCGGCACCGCCTTTGCCGCCGTGTGCGGTAACGCAGTCGAACACCTGGCCCCGGGACTGGGTCCTGTGGTCTTCGGCCTGTTGTTCTTCATCGGCCTGGCGATGATCCTCCAGCTCGGCGCGGAACTCGCCACCGGCACGATGATGTTCGCCGCCTTCGGTGCCGCCCGCGGCCACCTCAGCTGGGGGCGCGCAGCCTGGATGGTCATCGTCACGACGGTCTTCAACCTCATCGGCGCGGTCGCTGTCGCCGTCGTTCTCGGTCAGTCCGCGAAGCTCGGCGGCCTCGGGGC
The genomic region above belongs to Corynebacterium glyciniphilum AJ 3170 and contains:
- a CDS encoding HPP family protein yields the protein MNALHRLFTPAQPRMPLGGLVLSTVAVVVAVALLSGLSELSGHPFFMASLGATCVLLFILPAAPLSQPLNIVGGYLLSTTVAVVLFSFLPSEWWSLALATGAAAMLMTGLRILHPPAATMPMLVTTGGESWHYLLEPVFVGALVVAVLGILYRTVVGDRIWGR
- a CDS encoding formate/nitrite transporter family protein, with amino-acid sequence MTHDTATEAAPRTATFTGAFNTAADAAVRKKAGLFDDDHARYAVRAVLAGAYLTLGTAFAAVCGNAVEHLAPGLGPVVFGLLFFIGLAMILQLGAELATGTMMFAAFGAARGHLSWGRAAWMVIVTTVFNLIGAVAVAVVLGQSAKLGGLGADHLIASLADGKLTKDPSGIFLEAVVANFVVNIAIVGGLLIKDYAGKFLFTHMVIAVFVVLGLEHLIANFSLFTLAFFGLGDGFAAGAGVLDSLTWSNVLTNWGLALVGNAIGGGLLIGGVYAWLNRGTTPGGELYRD